From Pseudomonadota bacterium, the proteins below share one genomic window:
- the elbB gene encoding isoprenoid biosynthesis glyoxalase ElbB, with protein sequence MDKKRIGVLLSGCGVFDGSEIHEAVLTLLYLDEKGAKVVCMAPDISQAHVINHLTQKEINESRNVLVESARIARGEIKNINDVKASDIDALIIPGGFGAAKNLSEFASKGTSGLVNNDVLRLISEIKAAKKPIGALCIAPATLGMALKDQGVSLTIGNDEGVISALKSIGINHIVCPVDQIVVDEKHKVVTTPAYMLGPGIKDVAKGIEKLVEKIIEMA encoded by the coding sequence ATGGATAAAAAACGAATAGGTGTACTTTTATCCGGCTGCGGGGTTTTTGACGGGTCTGAAATTCATGAAGCAGTACTTACCTTGTTATATCTTGACGAAAAAGGTGCAAAAGTGGTTTGCATGGCTCCGGATATTTCCCAGGCACATGTAATAAATCACCTGACCCAGAAAGAAATAAATGAAAGCCGCAATGTACTTGTCGAATCGGCGAGGATTGCAAGAGGTGAAATAAAAAATATAAATGACGTCAAAGCTTCAGATATAGACGCCCTGATTATTCCGGGCGGTTTCGGTGCTGCAAAAAATCTAAGTGAATTTGCATCCAAAGGCACAAGCGGTTTGGTAAATAATGATGTTTTACGACTGATTTCAGAAATCAAAGCAGCAAAAAAACCGATCGGCGCATTGTGCATAGCACCGGCTACATTGGGTATGGCGCTTAAGGATCAGGGTGTTTCTTTAACGATAGGCAATGATGAAGGGGTTATAAGCGCTTTAAAATCTATCGGCATTAATCATATAGTATGTCCGGTTGACCAAATTGTCGTGGATGAAAAGCATAAAGTTGTTACCACCCCTGCCTATATGCTTGGACCCGGGATAAAGGATGTAGCAAAAGGCATAGAAAAACTTGTTGAAAAGATAATTGAAATGGCCTGA
- a CDS encoding (Fe-S)-binding protein: protein MKPWLVAIILTIAVAYFVHRVLYLIKLLKLGKPENRFDRVGERLLITIKQSILQFSQFRVSKGDYTYAGIMHIFIIAGFLILLPGEIEFIISGFVPGFDFSFLGAPAFNLFLLSQDIFIFSVLVGIVMALLRRFIMKPPQINYHLTAYLILGCISILMLTLLIINSLRMVDPNEVEFAAIASTWMPITAFVVKATGVSAMNHMLFEVCWWLHLLVLMFFLDYIPNSKHLHVFSAIPANFFRNFPPPLVELPNIDFEAEELGAMGVSKVEDLTWKQLFDGYTCTECGRCTDQCPANSTGKVLSPREIVLSIKENLFANADKLLSTPKEKWREMERVELIGDNITQDELWECTTCGACANVCPVGNEHLRDIIEMRRHLTMEEAAAPDLMGKAMKNMETRGHPFLGTGFGPTDWQEDMDVPVFIPGETEYLLWIGCSVAYEERAQKIARSMVNILTAANVNFGVLEEFRCTGDPAKQMGDELLFNETAQMNIIEFAEMEINKIITLCPHCYNSFTHHYPALGGNFDVIPHAKYILDLISSGKLKLSKTSETICYHDPCYLGRHNGIIDEPREVIASIGELTEMPRNKKASFCCGGGGGNYWAEETGTRINQNRAGEAFDTKAQKIATACPFCLMMLTDGVKQFTDEQKIFDIAEIVESHLIT from the coding sequence ATGAAACCTTGGCTTGTAGCAATTATTCTAACTATCGCGGTAGCATATTTTGTTCATCGTGTTTTATACCTTATAAAACTTCTTAAGCTCGGTAAACCGGAAAACAGATTTGACAGAGTTGGCGAGCGCTTATTGATCACCATCAAGCAGAGTATTTTACAATTTTCGCAATTCAGAGTATCAAAAGGCGATTATACCTATGCCGGAATCATGCATATATTTATTATCGCAGGTTTTTTGATCCTTTTGCCCGGAGAAATCGAGTTTATTATAAGTGGGTTTGTGCCTGGTTTTGATTTTTCCTTTTTAGGCGCCCCTGCTTTCAATTTATTTCTGCTCTCCCAGGATATTTTTATCTTTTCAGTTTTAGTCGGAATAGTGATGGCTTTATTGAGACGATTTATAATGAAGCCCCCACAGATCAATTACCACTTAACAGCATATCTCATTTTGGGTTGTATTAGTATTCTGATGTTAACTCTGCTTATAATCAACTCACTGCGCATGGTTGACCCAAATGAAGTAGAATTTGCCGCTATCGCAAGCACCTGGATGCCTATAACCGCTTTTGTCGTTAAAGCAACCGGCGTAAGCGCCATGAATCATATGTTGTTTGAGGTCTGTTGGTGGTTGCATCTTCTTGTACTAATGTTTTTTCTTGATTACATTCCAAACAGCAAACATCTTCATGTATTTTCAGCAATACCGGCCAATTTTTTTAGAAATTTTCCGCCACCTCTTGTTGAACTTCCCAATATTGATTTCGAAGCTGAAGAACTTGGAGCCATGGGAGTTTCTAAGGTTGAGGATTTAACATGGAAACAACTCTTTGACGGTTATACATGTACCGAGTGCGGACGATGCACGGACCAGTGCCCTGCAAACAGCACGGGCAAGGTGCTTTCACCCAGGGAAATTGTCTTGTCTATAAAAGAAAATCTGTTTGCAAATGCAGATAAGCTTCTTTCAACCCCCAAAGAGAAATGGAGAGAAATGGAGCGGGTTGAGCTTATAGGAGACAATATAACTCAGGATGAGTTGTGGGAATGCACCACCTGCGGAGCATGTGCAAATGTTTGTCCAGTAGGGAATGAGCATCTTAGAGATATCATAGAAATGAGACGCCATCTGACAATGGAAGAAGCGGCTGCTCCTGATCTGATGGGCAAAGCAATGAAGAACATGGAAACCAGAGGCCACCCGTTTCTTGGTACCGGATTTGGCCCAACAGATTGGCAGGAAGATATGGATGTTCCTGTATTTATTCCGGGTGAAACGGAATACCTGCTTTGGATAGGGTGTTCAGTAGCTTATGAAGAGCGTGCCCAGAAGATTGCAAGATCCATGGTAAATATTCTTACGGCAGCAAATGTAAATTTTGGTGTTCTCGAAGAGTTTCGCTGCACCGGTGATCCGGCAAAGCAAATGGGAGATGAGCTCCTTTTTAATGAAACTGCCCAGATGAATATCATAGAATTTGCAGAAATGGAAATTAACAAAATTATAACATTATGTCCCCACTGTTACAACAGCTTCACCCATCATTACCCTGCGCTGGGCGGTAACTTTGATGTTATTCCCCACGCAAAGTATATTTTAGACCTGATAAGTTCCGGCAAACTAAAATTATCCAAAACATCGGAAACCATTTGCTATCATGATCCCTGCTATCTTGGAAGGCATAACGGTATCATAGATGAACCGCGCGAAGTTATAGCTAGTATAGGAGAGCTTACCGAAATGCCGAGAAATAAAAAGGCAAGTTTTTGCTGCGGCGGCGGCGGCGGCAATTACTGGGCCGAGGAAACCGGAACCAGAATCAATCAGAATAGAGCCGGTGAAGCTTTTGATACAAAAGCACAAAAAATTGCTACCGCCTGCCCTTTCTGTCTTATGATGTTAACCGATGGGGTGAAACAATTTACTGATGAGCAGAAAATATTTGACATAGCAGAAATAGTTGAATCCCATCTTATAACCTAA
- the ybeY gene encoding rRNA maturation RNase YbeY, with protein MGVLISNNQNKYKIRKIKVRKAAQAILNDLDCPESELSILIEDDDGIAKLNNQYLQRIGPTNVISFPMRDSDIFGNNHDLLGDVVISAETAEREGNDSGTGFNIRFAELLIHGILHLFGYDHEKNGTEAEIMESKASELLKLIENTSFTSS; from the coding sequence ATGGGAGTACTGATAAGCAACAACCAAAACAAGTACAAGATCAGGAAGATAAAAGTACGGAAAGCGGCTCAAGCCATATTAAACGACTTGGATTGTCCTGAAAGTGAACTGTCTATACTCATTGAAGATGATGATGGGATTGCTAAATTAAACAACCAATATTTGCAAAGAATCGGGCCTACCAATGTAATTTCCTTTCCTATGCGTGACAGTGATATTTTTGGAAACAACCATGATCTTCTTGGAGATGTCGTTATATCGGCTGAAACAGCAGAAAGGGAAGGAAATGATTCGGGAACCGGATTTAATATACGGTTTGCCGAGCTTTTGATACACGGAATTCTTCACCTTTTTGGATACGACCATGAGAAAAACGGCACAGAAGCTGAAATAATGGAAAGTAAAGCATCCGAACTTTTAAAACTGATTGAAAATACTTCTTTTACTTCTTCCTGA
- a CDS encoding HDIG domain-containing protein: MKLIKIKEPIIKSFNSSKNIKWWILACIVIIFALTLYIDFMPITKTYDLGDIADRDIKAPEDFLAVDKVATEKNRKMVAGNVPVVYDFDSKLLTKLTQRVQTAFTDIRNDLIAGKFNSVNVGTNAQQLTPTERSLRIHKEFEKKIGFLVPKSVFGIIEKSEFSEDIPNAINGIISKFFDTAIVADKDSLLKVIDQGIILRNIETKDEIITYELNSIYSIKEAKSKVKVVGQPVLKDLHSGKRETVTYCVMQLIQPNITLNRNETEERTKTAVAEMGAVLYRVKAGEMLLREGEKVSEVQLIKLKALTDKVRYKRISAAITGATMIMLILLVTTYMISLNNDRGTIGAHNKKLLFLASVVIMCFLLAEVSSFLSRSLSLNELFSIRATSVQLCIPVTAGAMLICLFMGLNTAVAFAVIIAICTAMVFQNRFEMLLYFLMSGILAAYWMQDCRERKVFIKSGLKLAVFNILLTTVITIYNPAAEAEFSWITLIWNWVFAFFGGMITGVVTAGLTPLVEVTFNFSTDIKLLELASLDQPVLRRLMIEAPGTYHHSVIIGSMVEAAASEIGANPLLAKVCGYYHDIGKLNKPLYFIENQSDGVNKHDKLSPSMSSLILVAHVKDGVEMAKKYNLGKEIADTIGQHHGKSLIRFFYDKAKQQKGESTVKISDFRYPGPKPQTKEAGLVMLADVTESASRTLENPTPARIQGLVQNLMNNIFTDGQLDNCELTLKDLHNIAKSFNTILNGIHHHRIEYSETTVSGNVKGKNGSTDKQQPKQVQDQEDKSTESGSSHIKRLGLS; encoded by the coding sequence ATGAAACTAATAAAAATAAAAGAACCAATAATTAAGTCATTTAATTCCAGCAAAAATATCAAATGGTGGATTCTGGCCTGTATTGTTATCATATTTGCACTTACTCTTTATATAGACTTTATGCCCATCACTAAAACATATGATTTAGGGGATATTGCCGATAGAGACATAAAAGCTCCGGAAGACTTTTTAGCTGTAGACAAAGTTGCAACTGAAAAGAACAGAAAAATGGTGGCAGGCAATGTACCGGTTGTATATGATTTTGATTCAAAGCTTTTAACTAAATTAACCCAGCGTGTTCAGACGGCCTTTACAGATATAAGAAATGATTTGATAGCGGGTAAATTCAATTCTGTAAATGTTGGAACAAATGCCCAGCAGCTAACCCCCACCGAAAGATCTTTGAGAATACATAAAGAATTTGAAAAGAAAATAGGCTTTTTAGTCCCTAAAAGTGTTTTTGGTATAATTGAAAAGAGTGAATTTTCCGAAGATATTCCAAATGCTATCAATGGTATAATATCTAAATTTTTTGATACCGCCATAGTTGCCGATAAGGATTCTTTGCTTAAAGTAATTGATCAGGGAATAATATTAAGAAATATAGAAACAAAAGATGAGATTATAACTTATGAATTGAATTCCATATACAGCATTAAGGAGGCAAAAAGCAAAGTAAAAGTAGTAGGACAGCCTGTATTAAAAGACTTGCATTCGGGAAAGCGGGAGACAGTTACATATTGTGTCATGCAGTTGATTCAACCTAACATAACCTTAAACAGAAATGAGACTGAAGAAAGAACAAAAACCGCTGTAGCCGAAATGGGTGCGGTACTATACAGAGTAAAAGCGGGTGAAATGCTTTTACGCGAAGGAGAGAAGGTTTCGGAAGTACAGCTCATAAAGCTGAAAGCTCTCACGGATAAGGTAAGATACAAGCGGATATCGGCAGCTATTACCGGCGCTACCATGATTATGTTAATTCTGCTTGTTACAACATATATGATTAGCTTAAATAACGATAGGGGTACAATAGGTGCCCATAATAAGAAACTTCTTTTTCTTGCCAGCGTAGTAATTATGTGTTTTCTGCTGGCGGAAGTATCATCATTTTTGTCCAGATCCCTTTCCTTAAACGAGCTTTTTTCGATCAGAGCCACATCGGTTCAACTTTGTATTCCGGTTACTGCCGGAGCAATGCTCATTTGTCTCTTTATGGGCTTAAATACAGCCGTTGCTTTTGCCGTTATTATAGCCATTTGTACTGCAATGGTATTTCAAAACCGTTTTGAAATGCTGCTTTACTTTCTGATGAGCGGAATATTGGCGGCCTATTGGATGCAAGATTGCAGAGAACGCAAGGTTTTTATTAAATCCGGTTTAAAACTTGCTGTTTTTAACATACTGCTCACCACAGTAATAACTATTTATAATCCTGCCGCAGAAGCTGAGTTTTCGTGGATAACATTAATCTGGAATTGGGTTTTTGCATTTTTTGGAGGTATGATAACAGGTGTTGTGACTGCAGGCCTCACCCCTCTGGTAGAGGTAACTTTTAACTTTTCTACAGATATAAAACTACTGGAACTCGCAAGTCTTGATCAGCCTGTTCTAAGAAGACTTATGATTGAAGCCCCCGGAACATATCATCATTCGGTTATTATAGGTTCAATGGTAGAAGCTGCTGCATCGGAAATAGGGGCAAATCCTCTGCTTGCCAAGGTTTGTGGTTATTATCATGACATCGGCAAATTAAATAAACCCCTATATTTTATTGAAAACCAGTCGGACGGCGTAAATAAGCATGACAAGCTTTCGCCATCAATGTCCAGTCTTATACTAGTTGCTCATGTAAAGGATGGGGTTGAAATGGCAAAAAAATATAATCTTGGCAAAGAAATTGCTGACACAATCGGCCAGCATCACGGGAAAAGCCTTATACGCTTTTTTTATGACAAGGCAAAACAGCAAAAAGGTGAAAGCACAGTTAAAATCAGTGACTTCCGATATCCAGGCCCAAAACCCCAAACAAAGGAAGCAGGTCTTGTCATGCTTGCCGATGTTACGGAATCGGCTTCAAGAACCCTTGAAAATCCTACACCGGCAAGAATTCAGGGGTTAGTCCAGAATTTAATGAATAATATTTTTACAGACGGGCAGCTTGATAATTGCGAATTAACTTTAAAAGATTTGCATAATATTGCTAAAAGCTTCAATACGATTTTAAACGGAATCCATCATCATCGCATCGAATATTCCGAAACAACCGTTTCAGGCAATGTAAAAGGAAAAAATGGGAGTACTGATAAGCAACAACCAAAACAAGTACAAGATCAGGAAGATAAAAGTACGGAAAGCGGCTCAAGCCATATTAAACGACTTGGATTGTCCTGA
- a CDS encoding PhoH family protein encodes MKIDVDDNLTKISFSDINLAKQLFGENNSNLQKVADAVAIRIHTRGSAVTIEGEKIASNLAKNLLTQLYELLKDNYPIYPSDFDYAIRLLSKDDTIKIKDIFLDTVYITAKKQPITPKSLAQKEYIDAMRHFDIVFGVGPAGTGKTYLAMAMGVSALSKGLVSRIILTRPAVEAGEALGFLPGDLAEKVDPYLRPLYDALHDMMRFEKVANLMEKGVIEVAPLAFMRGRTLNDSFIILDEAQNTTSEQMKMFLTRIGFSSKAVITGDITQIDLPMGKTSGLVESKNILQKINGIKFVFFSKSDVVRHKLVQDIIEAYENLEAKKRKAENQK; translated from the coding sequence ATGAAAATCGATGTAGATGATAATCTTACTAAAATTTCTTTTTCTGATATAAATCTTGCGAAACAACTTTTTGGTGAAAACAATTCTAATCTTCAGAAAGTGGCTGATGCGGTTGCTATAAGAATACATACAAGAGGAAGCGCAGTTACAATCGAAGGTGAAAAAATTGCTTCAAATCTTGCTAAAAATTTATTGACCCAACTCTATGAACTGCTTAAGGATAATTATCCGATTTATCCGAGTGATTTCGATTATGCCATAAGGCTTCTTTCAAAAGATGATACTATCAAGATAAAGGATATTTTTCTCGATACGGTATATATTACAGCAAAGAAACAACCTATAACTCCAAAAAGCCTGGCACAAAAAGAATATATAGATGCCATGCGTCATTTTGATATCGTATTCGGTGTGGGACCTGCAGGTACAGGCAAGACTTATCTGGCGATGGCGATGGGAGTTTCCGCTCTTTCGAAAGGTTTGGTGAGCAGAATTATACTTACGCGACCAGCTGTTGAAGCTGGTGAAGCGCTTGGTTTTTTGCCTGGAGATCTTGCTGAAAAAGTTGACCCCTATTTAAGACCGCTTTATGATGCTCTTCATGATATGATGAGATTTGAAAAGGTTGCAAATCTTATGGAAAAGGGTGTAATCGAAGTTGCTCCGCTTGCCTTCATGCGGGGAAGAACATTAAATGACTCATTTATTATTCTTGATGAGGCCCAGAATACTACTTCGGAACAGATGAAGATGTTTCTTACCCGTATAGGGTTCAGCTCAAAAGCAGTTATTACGGGTGATATAACCCAGATTGATCTGCCTATGGGCAAAACATCCGGTCTTGTCGAATCCAAAAATATTTTGCAGAAAATTAACGGAATTAAATTTGTCTTCTTTTCAAAATCGGATGTTGTAAGGCATAAACTTGTACAAGATATTATTGAAGCATATGAAAATCTTGAAGCAAAGAAACGAAAAGCCGAAAACCAAAAATAA
- a CDS encoding CvpA family protein — protein sequence MNLFDILVIVILSYCLIRGIFRGVIKEISSLIGVLGGFYAAYTYYPDVSKFLQNWVANHNYLNVLSFLLVFIFVFLIISILGVIIKYILKIVFLGWVDRIFGALFGILKGTLISCILLIVFVSFLSGITNIINSSKTSPFLVIFSDKMIMVTPKVLKNEYQTKIKDIKKAWEKSGQTEKIKTLKT from the coding sequence ATGAATCTGTTTGATATCTTGGTAATTGTAATTTTATCTTACTGCCTTATTCGTGGTATTTTCAGAGGTGTTATAAAGGAAATTTCATCTCTGATAGGAGTGCTTGGAGGTTTTTACGCTGCCTATACCTATTATCCGGACGTCAGCAAATTCTTGCAAAATTGGGTTGCTAACCATAATTATTTAAATGTGTTAAGCTTTCTTCTGGTTTTTATTTTTGTTTTCTTAATAATCAGCATTCTTGGGGTCATAATAAAATATATTCTGAAGATAGTTTTTCTCGGGTGGGTTGATAGAATATTTGGAGCGCTTTTTGGAATATTGAAAGGCACACTAATCAGTTGCATACTGTTAATCGTATTTGTGTCTTTTCTTTCAGGCATCACAAATATAATTAATTCTTCGAAAACATCGCCTTTTCTTGTGATATTTTCCGATAAGATGATCATGGTGACACCAAAAGTCTTAAAAAATGAATACCAGACAAAAATAAAGGATATTAAAAAAGCTTGGGAAAAAAGCGGTCAAACAGAGAAGATCAAAACTTTGAAAACTTAA
- the mazG gene encoding nucleoside triphosphate pyrophosphohydrolase, whose product MGKKRSNREDQNFENLIKLIETLRGTNGCPWDQKQTPKTMAVYLLEEVYELVDAIESENFDEICEELGDVLFHIIFIARLFEEKKSFGIDDVVKQITEKMVRRHPHVFGQESAEDSSVLRNRWHKIKKNEKNHAKIEATLDSVPGKLPALMRAYRISERAARTGFDWDNISDVMKKAEEEWHEFQCALNENSDDNKKENIALEFGDILFTLVNVARFAAIHPETALKESIKKFETRFRTMEKMATQSGRDIDSLSRNEFDTMWETVKSSEE is encoded by the coding sequence TTGGGAAAAAAGCGGTCAAACAGAGAAGATCAAAACTTTGAAAACTTAATAAAGCTTATAGAAACTCTCAGAGGTACCAACGGATGTCCGTGGGATCAGAAGCAAACCCCTAAGACAATGGCCGTATATCTTTTGGAAGAAGTATATGAACTTGTTGATGCAATCGAATCGGAAAATTTTGATGAAATATGTGAAGAGCTTGGAGATGTATTATTCCATATTATTTTTATCGCAAGGCTTTTTGAAGAAAAAAAATCTTTTGGAATAGATGATGTTGTAAAGCAGATTACAGAAAAAATGGTACGCCGCCATCCACATGTGTTCGGACAAGAATCTGCCGAAGATTCATCCGTATTGAGAAATCGCTGGCATAAAATTAAAAAGAATGAAAAAAACCATGCAAAAATAGAGGCGACTCTGGATTCTGTACCCGGAAAACTTCCGGCACTGATGCGTGCATATAGAATTTCTGAAAGGGCTGCGCGAACCGGCTTCGATTGGGATAACATCAGCGATGTGATGAAAAAAGCAGAAGAAGAATGGCACGAATTCCAATGCGCTCTTAATGAAAATTCGGATGATAACAAAAAGGAAAATATTGCTCTTGAGTTTGGAGACATACTTTTTACCCTTGTAAATGTTGCGCGTTTTGCAGCAATCCATCCTGAAACTGCATTGAAAGAATCCATAAAAAAGTTTGAAACACGATTTAGAACTATGGAAAAAATGGCTACACAAAGTGGGCGGGATATTGACTCCTTATCCCGTAATGAATTCGATACAATGTGGGAAACCGTAAAAAGCAGTGAGGAGTAA
- the hisH gene encoding imidazole glycerol phosphate synthase subunit HisH produces the protein MIAIIDYDAGNLTSVASAVNHLGFKCIITNDTKEIDKAERIIFPGVGAAGSAMESIKRLGLDKAIKNALSSAKPILGICLGTQIIMNYSEENNTECIGIIGGKVLAFRFDKRLKNEAGLKIPHMGWNSIILNKDHFVLSDVKDNDEFYFVHGYYPSPDDNSHVIGTTTYGISFASIIGYENIIATQFHPEKSGRPGLSILKNFCVWKPC, from the coding sequence ATGATAGCTATAATAGACTATGATGCAGGAAATCTGACCAGCGTGGCCAGTGCTGTGAATCACCTGGGATTTAAATGTATCATTACAAATGACACAAAAGAGATAGACAAAGCCGAACGCATTATATTCCCCGGCGTAGGTGCCGCAGGCTCTGCCATGGAAAGCATAAAGCGTCTTGGCCTTGATAAAGCTATTAAAAACGCCCTTTCATCCGCCAAACCCATTCTTGGCATATGCCTTGGCACTCAGATTATAATGAATTACAGTGAGGAAAATAACACTGAGTGTATAGGTATTATTGGCGGGAAAGTACTTGCTTTCAGATTTGATAAAAGACTGAAAAATGAAGCGGGTCTTAAGATACCTCATATGGGGTGGAACAGCATTATACTTAATAAAGACCACTTTGTTCTTTCCGATGTAAAAGACAATGATGAGTTCTATTTTGTTCATGGGTATTATCCGTCACCTGACGACAATTCCCATGTAATAGGAACAACAACTTATGGAATTTCATTTGCATCGATTATCGGGTATGAAAATATTATAGCCACCCAGTTTCATCCCGAAAAAAGCGGGAGACCCGGTCTTTCAATACTTAAAAATTTCTGTGTGTGGAAACCATGTTAA
- the hisF gene encoding imidazole glycerol phosphate synthase subunit HisF has translation MLSKRIIPCLDVREGKTTKGIKFKNNVDIGDPVEMARYYYEAGADEIVFYDITASSEKRNIMIDVVRRVAETIFIPFSVGGGIRNHEDMRKVLLAGAEKVSVNSAAVKNPDIISKGAEAFGKQCIVLGMDVKFVGKSASIPSGYEIVINGGRTFMGIDALKWAIEAEKLGAGEICLNSIDADGTREGYELNLTSLVSENVSIPVIASGGAGKPEHLCDVLTKGKADAALIASMVHYGTYTIPEIKSYLDQRNVKVRNSW, from the coding sequence ATGTTAAGCAAACGGATTATTCCCTGCCTTGATGTGCGTGAAGGCAAAACGACAAAAGGGATAAAATTTAAAAATAATGTCGATATAGGCGATCCTGTTGAGATGGCTCGTTATTATTACGAGGCAGGAGCTGATGAGATTGTCTTTTACGATATTACTGCTTCCAGTGAAAAGAGAAATATTATGATAGATGTTGTAAGGCGTGTTGCCGAAACAATATTTATTCCTTTTTCTGTTGGTGGCGGAATACGTAATCATGAGGATATGCGCAAAGTTCTTCTTGCAGGAGCTGAAAAAGTCAGTGTTAATTCAGCGGCCGTAAAGAATCCTGATATTATTTCAAAAGGAGCCGAAGCTTTTGGTAAACAGTGTATAGTGCTGGGAATGGATGTCAAATTTGTCGGAAAAAGCGCTAGTATTCCTTCCGGTTATGAAATAGTCATAAACGGCGGAAGAACTTTTATGGGAATTGATGCTCTTAAATGGGCTATAGAAGCCGAAAAGCTTGGTGCAGGAGAGATATGTCTGAATTCAATTGATGCAGACGGAACCCGTGAAGGATATGAGTTAAATCTCACATCACTTGTTTCGGAAAATGTTTCAATTCCTGTAATTGCTTCAGGCGGTGCAGGCAAACCGGAACATCTTTGTGATGTTTTAACAAAAGGAAAAGCTGATGCTGCATTAATAGCTTCTATGGTACATTACGGTACATATACTATTCCCGAAATCAAATCTTATCTTGATCAAAGAAATGTAAAAGTAAGAAATAGCTGGTAG
- a CDS encoding pyridoxamine 5'-phosphate oxidase family protein translates to MELKEYFESTNGTSVFATADKDGKVNTAIYSRPHFLEDGTIAFIMLDRLTHHNLKSNPYASYLFIEDDPGYKGKRLYLKKIREEQDTELLKSLLRKRYPKEESKYLVFFSLENELPLIGDGK, encoded by the coding sequence ATGGAACTCAAAGAATATTTTGAAAGTACAAATGGAACCAGTGTGTTTGCAACCGCAGATAAAGATGGAAAGGTGAATACGGCCATATATTCGCGTCCGCATTTTCTGGAAGATGGAACAATCGCTTTTATCATGCTTGACAGGCTTACTCACCACAATCTTAAATCCAATCCTTATGCAAGTTACCTTTTTATCGAGGATGATCCGGGTTACAAAGGAAAAAGGCTTTACTTGAAAAAGATCCGTGAAGAACAGGATACCGAATTATTAAAATCATTACTTAGAAAAAGATACCCCAAAGAAGAAAGCAAATATCTGGTATTTTTCAGCCTGGAAAATGAATTGCCTCTTATTGGGGATGGTAAATAA
- a CDS encoding SDR family NAD(P)-dependent oxidoreductase — MGKLDGKIAVITGAGRGIGKATAQLFSREGAAVVINDTDETVAAKSAKDIEDSGGKAISCIADIVNPKDAQRLMDTTVSKFGALNILVNCAGITRDAPIHKMTDLQWDMAIDVNLKGTFNCIRAAAKHMRTKGHNGRIINISSISGVKGAATQANYASAKGGIISLTKVVAHEWERFGITCNCIAYGPVDTRLTRAREEQEEEVAGEKLGVPLKTRNDMMERYDGRIMSPEDAAHPILFFALDESWCINGNCLQAALGGFS; from the coding sequence ATGGGAAAACTTGATGGAAAAATTGCTGTTATTACCGGCGCAGGCCGTGGGATAGGAAAAGCTACGGCACAACTTTTTTCCAGAGAAGGTGCAGCGGTTGTAATAAATGATACCGATGAAACCGTAGCTGCAAAATCAGCTAAAGATATAGAAGATTCAGGTGGTAAGGCCATTTCTTGCATTGCTGATATCGTAAATCCCAAAGACGCTCAGAGGCTAATGGATACTACAGTTTCGAAATTCGGCGCGCTGAATATCCTTGTAAATTGCGCCGGTATCACTCGAGATGCCCCGATTCACAAAATGACCGATTTACAGTGGGATATGGCAATAGATGTAAATCTTAAAGGAACATTTAATTGTATCAGAGCAGCCGCTAAACATATGCGGACTAAAGGGCATAACGGCCGTATTATTAATATATCCTCAATATCCGGTGTAAAAGGTGCGGCTACCCAGGCAAATTATGCTTCCGCCAAGGGTGGAATCATTTCGCTGACCAAAGTGGTGGCGCATGAATGGGAACGATTTGGAATCACCTGCAACTGTATTGCTTACGGTCCCGTGGACACCCGGCTCACCAGAGCAAGGGAAGAGCAGGAAGAAGAAGTTGCCGGTGAGAAACTGGGAGTGCCGTTAAAAACACGCAATGATATGATGGAGCGGTACGACGGCAGAATTATGTCGCCGGAGGATGCGGCCCATCCAATCCTGTTTTTCGCCCTGGATGAATCCTGGTGCATAAACGGGAACTGTCTCCAGGCAGCTCTCGGCGGTTTTTCTTAG